In Roseomonas sp. OT10, the genomic stretch AATAGGCGGCGCGCAGGTTCAGCTCCATCACCGCGTCGAAATCCTCCACCGTCATCTCGGTGAAGGGGCGCGGGCGGTTGGTGCCGGCATTGTTGACGAAGACGTCGAAGGGCTCCGCCCGCCCGATCGCGGCCTGGACCGCCGCGACGTCCGTCATGTCCAGCGGCAGCGCCTCGGCCATCCTGCCGGCCTCCTGGATGGCGGCGGCCGCTGCCTCCACCTCGCCGCCGCTGCGGGCGGCGAGCGTGACCGCCGCGCCCGCCTCCGCCAGGGCGGCGGCGGCGGCCAGCCCGATCCCCCGCCCCGCCCCGGTCACCAGGGCGCGGCGGCCGTCCAGGCGGAAGGAGGGGGTGCGCGGCAGGCTCATTCCGCCGCCTGCCCGTAGGGGATGTTGCGCCCGCCATAGCGCCGCACGCGCAGGTTGGCCTGTTCGGCATGGCCGACGAAGCCCTCCAGCATGCACAGGCGGGAGCAGTACTCGCCGATCATGGCCGAGGCCGCGTCGGTCAGGACCCGTTGGTAGGTGCAGGTCTTGAGGAACTTGCCGACCCAGAGCCCGCCCGTGTAGCGGGCCGACTTCTTCGTGGGCAGGGTGTGGTTGGTGCCGATCACCTTGTCCCCGAAGGAGACGTTGGTGCGCGGGCCCAGGAACAGCGCGCCGTAGTTGGTCATGTTGGCCAGGAAGTAGTCCGGGTCCCGCGTCATGACCTGCACGTGCTCCGAGGCGATGCGGTCCGCCTCCCGCACCATCTCCTCCTCGGAGTCGCAGAGGATCACCTCGCCGTAATCCTCCCAGGCCTGCCGGGCGATGGCGCCGGTGGGCAGGATCGCCAGCAGCCGCTCCACCTCCACCATGGTCTCCCGCGCCAAGCGCTCCGAGGTGGTCAGCAGCACCGCCGGGGAGTTGGGCCCGTGCTCCGCCTGCCCCAGCAGGTCGGTGGCGCACATCTCCGCATCCACCGTCTCGTCGGCGATCACCAGCGTCTCGGTCGGCCCGGCGAAGAGGTCGATGCCGACACGGCCGTAGAGCTGGCGCTTGGCCTCGGCCACGAAGGCGTTGCCGGGGCCGACCAGCATGTCCACCGGCGCGATGCTCTCCGTCCCCAGCGCCATGGCGCCCACCGCCTGGATGCCGCCCAGGCAGTAGATCTCGTCCGCCCCGGCCAGGTGCTGCGCCGCCACGATGGCTGGCGCCGGCCGCCCGTGGAAGGGGGGCGCGCAGGTGGCGATCCGGGCGCAGCCGGCGACCTTGGCGGTGATGACGGACATGTGGGCGCTGGCCAGCAGCGGGTACTTGCCGCCAGGGACGTAGCAGCCCACGGCGTTCACCGGGATGTTCTTGTGGCCCAGCACCACGCCGGGCAGGGTCTCCACCTCGATGTCGCGGATCGCCTCCCGCTGGGCCTGGGCGAAGTTGCGCACCTGCTCCTGGGCAAAGCGGATGTCCTCGATCGCGCGGCCCGGCAGCTCCGCCACGCAGTCCCGGATCTCGCGGTCGGTCAGGCGATAGTCGGCGCGCTCCCAGCCGTCGAAGCGGATGGAAAGCTCGCGCACCGCCGCATCGCCGCGGGCGGCGATATCGGCCAGGATGCCCTCGACCGTGCCGCGGACCTTCGCATCATCCGCCGCGGCGGCGCCGGCATCCCGGCCGTTCTTCAGATGTCGCGCCAAGGGAACCTCCCGTTCAAGTATTGCATTCGTATGCAAGACATGCTCCGTTCCGCCGGCGCATGTCAAGAACAGATGGGAGAGACGCCATGACCACACGCCGCACCTTGCTGGGCCTCGGCCTGGCCCTGCCCGCGTTGGCTACGGCGCAGGCGCAGGACTTCCCCACCCGCCCCGTCACCGTGATGATCGGCTTCCCGCCGGGCGGGCTGAACGACCTCAGCGCCCGCGTCATCCTCCAGCGCATGGGCCAGGCGCTGGGCCAGACCATCGTGGTGGAGAACCGGGCCGGCGGCGCCACGGCCATCGCCACCACCGCCGTCACCTCCGCCCGACCGGACGGCTACACGCT encodes the following:
- the hisD gene encoding histidinol dehydrogenase, coding for MARHLKNGRDAGAAAADDAKVRGTVEGILADIAARGDAAVRELSIRFDGWERADYRLTDREIRDCVAELPGRAIEDIRFAQEQVRNFAQAQREAIRDIEVETLPGVVLGHKNIPVNAVGCYVPGGKYPLLASAHMSVITAKVAGCARIATCAPPFHGRPAPAIVAAQHLAGADEIYCLGGIQAVGAMALGTESIAPVDMLVGPGNAFVAEAKRQLYGRVGIDLFAGPTETLVIADETVDAEMCATDLLGQAEHGPNSPAVLLTTSERLARETMVEVERLLAILPTGAIARQAWEDYGEVILCDSEEEMVREADRIASEHVQVMTRDPDYFLANMTNYGALFLGPRTNVSFGDKVIGTNHTLPTKKSARYTGGLWVGKFLKTCTYQRVLTDAASAMIGEYCSRLCMLEGFVGHAEQANLRVRRYGGRNIPYGQAAE